Proteins from one Maniola hyperantus chromosome 25, iAphHyp1.2, whole genome shotgun sequence genomic window:
- the LOC117993999 gene encoding uncharacterized protein, whose translation MNPIINIACEFITNENFVLKDVKDSGDIDQDPLQGLGVTVCNEEKLKKLDQVVFAEPINYIHNDLNKDNDDNTDHKFTSLDKVTVEKRVGKRNKYHIELEDVSNPVCPESVGAYAIRA comes from the exons ATGAATCCAATCATAAACATCGCTTGTGAATTTATTACAAACGAAAACTTTGTACTAAAAGACGTAAAAGACTCTGGAGATATCGACCAAGAT CCACTACAGGGTTTGGGTGTAACAGTATGCAatgaagaaaaattaaaaaaattagaccaAGTTGTCTTCGCAGAACCTATAAATTATATACACAATGACTTGAACAAAGATAATG ATGATAACACAGATCACAAATTCACATCCCTTGATAAAGTAACAGTAGAAAAGAGGGTTGGCAAAAGGAATAAATATCACATTGAATTAGAAGATGTTTCTAATCCAGTGTGTCCAGAA TCTGTCGGTGCATATGCGATTCGTGCATAG
- the LOC117993908 gene encoding methylosome subunit pICln-like: protein MVVLSSSFAAPAEGVLYEALSTKLIVNDQELGTATLYITENNVVWGGGVGASGGASPTISLLYPTISLHAVQREPTAALYMVLNYELRLPELQQQGAGDAQNEEDDDDDDEFDADNHPITQLRFIPQNEGDLSSMYSAMSQGQALHPDPADEVDDEDSYMDGEDDDGDEEFEDAEESNGAPDEAAARLRQLRLENANGPHYEDCEDAEAGQE, encoded by the exons ATGGTTGTCCTATCTTCTTCGTTTGCAGCCCCGGCCGAGGGTGTGCTATATGAAGCTCTTTCGACAAAATTGATCGTTAATGACCAGGAATTGGGTACAGCCACTTTGTACATCACTGAAAA CAATGTGGTGTGGGGGGGAGGAGTGGGTGCGTCGGGAGGCGCCTCCCCCACCATATCTCTGCTGTACCCCACCATATCTCTTCACGCCGTACAGAGGGAGCCTACCGCAGCTTTGTACATGGTGCTGAATTATGAACTTAG GTTGCCAGAATTACAGCAGCAAGGCGCTGGGGACGCACAGAACGAAGaggatgacgatgatgatgatgaatttgatGCAGACAACCATCCCATCACACAGCTGCG ATTCATTCCACAAAACGAGGGAGACCTGAGTTCGATGTACTCTGCAATGAGCCAGGGGCAAGCCTTACATCCTGACCCGGCTGATGAAGTTGATGATGAGGACTCCTACATGGACGGGGAGGATGATGACG GTGACGAAGAATTTGAGGATGCAGAGGAAAGCAACGGCGCGCCCGATGAAGCCGCCGCGCGCCTCCGGCAACTCCGGCTCGAGAACGCCAACGGACCACATTATGAag ATTGCGAAGACGCGGAGGCAGGGCAGGAATGA